A stretch of Cytophagia bacterium CHB2 DNA encodes these proteins:
- a CDS encoding esterase family protein, producing the protein MKFIFAPGKSKASPRSGRLVLHTQFASKILNNKRDVMVWLPPGYDSNRSRRYPVLYAHDGQNLFDPQTAYIGIDWQIGKTAEALIQQKRVKPFIIVGLYNTPARQEEYTPIHGRSYAEFIIREVMPFIDHQYRTAQERMKTGVLGSSLGGLISFYMAWWYPEYFSMAGCLSASWMWQGARVFKDIAPLMKPRQKMKIYMDHGSEGVEGNNAAIFYKMRNTLVAKGFALGKDLEYFYGVGDRHDEASWARRVWRPLEFFFGTAH; encoded by the coding sequence ATGAAATTCATTTTTGCACCTGGCAAATCAAAGGCCTCTCCTCGCTCAGGCCGGCTGGTTTTGCACACACAATTTGCGTCAAAAATTTTAAACAATAAACGTGACGTGATGGTCTGGTTGCCGCCGGGTTATGACAGCAATCGCTCAAGACGCTATCCGGTGTTGTATGCTCATGACGGCCAAAACCTGTTTGATCCCCAAACGGCCTATATCGGCATCGATTGGCAAATTGGAAAGACCGCGGAAGCCTTGATCCAGCAAAAACGGGTCAAGCCTTTCATCATCGTCGGCCTCTACAATACCCCCGCGCGGCAGGAAGAATACACCCCCATTCACGGCCGGTCTTATGCGGAATTCATCATTCGCGAAGTTATGCCGTTTATCGATCACCAATATCGCACCGCGCAGGAACGCATGAAAACCGGCGTGCTGGGCTCTTCTCTCGGCGGTTTGATTTCATTTTATATGGCCTGGTGGTATCCGGAATACTTCAGTATGGCAGGTTGCCTGTCCGCTTCGTGGATGTGGCAGGGCGCGCGCGTTTTTAAGGATATTGCTCCGCTGATGAAACCGCGGCAGAAAATGAAGATCTACATGGATCACGGCAGCGAGGGCGTCGAAGGCAACAATGCCGCGATTTTTTACAAGATGCGCAACACACTCGTCGCAAAAGGCTTTGCGCTTGGCAAAGATTTGGAGTATTTTTACGGCGTGGGCGATCGCCATGATGAAGCGTCTTGGGCGAGGCGCGTGTGGCGCCCACTCGAATTTTTCTTTGGGACAGCTCATTGA